In the Augochlora pura isolate Apur16 chromosome 7, APUR_v2.2.1, whole genome shotgun sequence genome, aataattgtaagattcatttaacataattacataaattcgTTACTGATTTAAaagtaaacaaaaatcaaattctcATTTCTCATGGGAATTAAAATGTGAGAAAgttatgtttttataaatcagtTAATCAAAAAATTAGAGTTATTATAGTAGCTTGCTATAGGTTTTTGCTGCatgattaaaattacttatttgttGTCGTAATTATTCCTTACTGCGTACATAATTAACTGATTACGCAATTATCTTTTGACAGTTTCATGGGATGGGGAGCTTCTGTCGAAGCTGTACCAGTCGACGTGAGAGATCCTCTGCGTTGTACGATTGTAGGCATGGAAGTAGTGGTATCCAAGAACTCGTCATCAGAAtcactttctttttctttgccaTCCCTAAATTGCCTTTTCGGCATTACGtcggtaaaatatttttcaatcagTTGTTGGCTGTGAACAGAAACATTGTTTCCGTTACCAGTCACATATGGCAAACTATCATTTTTCTCCTGCTGATCTTTCGACAGTCTTTCAATATACATTTGTTGCAGCTCAGCTAATGCTTCATCCATAAAACGTACAGTTTGTTGTTTGCGGTCCGGTAACGTATTACTGTTAAATCCAATAGACTTCCGAACATCAACATTAGcttctttcattttcgtaTTCTCAGTATTTAACATTGTATTTGTAAAACCTATAGGGAAGTTAGGTTTAGTGTTCATGGCATTGCAAGACTGTGCATAATTCGCCTTTTGCTCATTCGTTGCATCtccatatttatttagcaCCCAATCTTTGACGTAACTTTTGTCAGGTTTTACTTCGTTTCCTCTGAACGGAGCACTAGGCTGTGAAATGGTAATTACATCGTTGTAACCCCCTGGATAGCCATTTTGTAGTCTTTCTACATTTGCTTGCATTACTGGAATACCATTTTGTAGTCTTTGTACATTCGCTTGCATTACTGGAATACCATTTTGCTTTTGTACATTGGTCTGAACTACTGGATATCCATTCTGTCCTATATTTGTTTGAACTATTGGACGActactttgttttttttctacaTTCATTTGTATTGGTGAGGCACGATTCTGTACCGCCAGTTCCTTCCACCTTCCAGTGTTCATTACAAGCTGAGCCAATTGTTGAATTGTTTGTTTCGGTACTGATACAGATGCTCTCTCGCTATTACCAGAGACAGCTCCGAATTTTGCTGGAGTAGACGTATCACAAGGTTCACCAGCTACACATGCAGGCTGCATACTCATTCGTCGTAGATGATCATAGCTTTCTCCTTGACCAGTCAATAAATCATCATCGATACTTTTTAAATTCCGTTGATGTTTATCAGAGTCTATAAGTTGTTCAGATGCACGACATTCGTTTTCCAAGAACGCTGCAGTCAGTATCATTGCTGCATTAGGTTCCCGTTGGGTGAACAATCTTCTGCGAGCATGCAAAGTTTGACTTATAACTGTCTCCAGACGGGCATTTTCTACTTTCTCTTCCAATTGTCTCTCCATTTCTAAGAATTTCGTGGTTTCAAACTTCAACGTTTCTGTGTTCATGTTAATTTTATCCATTTCTCTTGCTATGCGTCTCTCCGCAGAAGATTGGGTTCGAGTATCAGTTGTTGAAACAGCTTGGAAACCCAAACGTTGTTGAGCCTTGACAAAAGGTGATTGTGATACTGGCCCCAGTTTCGACCATATGGTACCAGGTTTTTTTACTGGACTATTTATAGGTGAAACAATGCCCGGTCTTGTTATCACAGGATTTTGATTAATTAGTTCAACATTAGAACTTGGTACTGTACAAGGAACCCGGCAAGGTTTTGGAGGAACTAAATCCAGTTTAGGAGGTGCAGCTCCAGGCATTGGTGGAGGCACTAGACAAGTTATGGTGGGCTCTGGTGACGGTGTAGATACTCCACCATCCGTTTCCGAAGGCTGTTTTGTAAGTACATTATTGTGTACGACTTTCAATAAGTCGTCCAATCGATTTTCAAGTCTATTTTGACGGTCTCTATCTAAATCtaagaattttgttaacataTCATTTTGTGCAGCAagaatctgaaataaaattatttaaagttctttttaattttatacttctattacaatatttcttctattctcTGTTATAATTGTACCTTACCCTATTAACGACTTCATTTTGGGAACTAATAGCACCTAAAACAAGTTGTTCCAACTTCTGAGCTTTCTTCTTCCTAATTGGCACATTGGGAATATTGTCCGTATTGACGGCAGTATCTTTTGATTTATGGTCACTTCCTGCTTGACTTAAAGAATCCatcaaaaattctaatataagaCTTTCATCATTACAAGTTGCATTATTTGTTAACATAGAAGCATCTTGAATTCCTGTTTGCATAGCTTGATTATAAGTTTCATTCAAGTTATGCGATTTATCATCAGTTTTTGTTTGGCAAAAAGCATCGTTCAAATTTTGAGAAACATCTGGAGAATAATCTGGAGGGAGACATCCAACTCCTTTATTATCTGCTACAGCAGGCATATGAGACAACATATTACCATATTGTTGTTTGTATGTAGCTGCCAAATTTTGtccaaatacaatttttcttggtTCTTGTGGCATTGCACGATTATTCACCTGAGCTTGTTGCTGGAGCAACTGTTCTAAATTTACGTTTTGTACAATTGTTGGACTAATTTTCATTGGAGGATTGACTGGTTGCGTTATTAAATTCTGATTGAAAGTGTGCTGATTTTGTTGAAATCCTAAATTATTCACCAACATATTTTGCTGATGACTCatacaattttgttgtaaAGTTTGGTGTTGTTGCATGTTctcttgaattatttgattttgcaCATTCTGTACTGCATTTTGATAAGGTATTTCTCCATAGCGATAAGGTAATAAATTTTGCTTGTAGCTAGCACGCAATGGTTCTTCCATTGGAACAGAATTGCACTGAGCTGATTTACCAGCCAATTGCACTAATTCTTCACCTGTGTTAATAGCAACATCTCTAGTGGGAGAGAAGACTCTAGTAAAAGGTCTAGCTATTATAGTTTCATTTGATTCAGGGGAATCAGGATATTCATTTTCACCTAAAATGCACAGTAGTTTATGATAAAGttattaattcataataatattttttacataaagtATAGCTCTCACGTTGAAAACCCCATGTTGGAGACAATGCTTCTGAATGATGTAGTGACTGCACAGGCTCTTGAAACTTGTGTCtcatttgtaaatttttatttgtctttacTTCCTTTGGAGGAGACTTAACATGTATTACAGCATCTACCAAAATGTTGAAAAGCAGATATGATTAATTAACTTGAACAATATCCTCCacaaagtatttatttaaactgtaaactattaatttaattaataaagaacaaaACAATATACCTCAACAATCGTAAAAATTGCCTTACCTACAGTGTCTAtaccattaatattaacttctTCAAGACGCTTATTTTTCAGGACTCTATCGATCGATTCATAATATTGCTCTACACCTGCTCGTGTACCAGCTCGTTTGGCTTCACGATAGCATACCAGAACCTGTTTCATCCGTGATCGGCATTGTTTTCCAGATACGTTGTACCCTTTTTTCTTCATATATCGAGCGACATTTTCCCATATCAACTGTGGTTTTGAAGCGTACTCGAGCTGTTTTTGAACTTGTCTGTCGGACCAAACTGACACCAACAAAGAAGTACTGTCCGGGgtccatttatatttaacagcaTCTCCAGAATCACTCATCTCTCGGAAAAGTTGGTGTTCAAGCACAAGCTAGTACAGGAactgtaattaataacaacaCACGAGCAAAATAGCACGATACTCCGCGAAGAGTGTTAAACCACGCATTAACAGGTtgccataaaataaaaacttcgGTCCATCGGATCGACAGCGAACTTTGCTGGGGACAC is a window encoding:
- the LOC144473884 gene encoding uncharacterized protein LOC144473884, coding for MSDSGDAVKYKWTPDSTSLLVSVWSDRQVQKQLEYASKPQLIWENVARYMKKKGYNVSGKQCRSRMKQVLVCYREAKRAGTRAGVEQYYESIDRVLKNKRLEEVNINGIDTVDAVIHVKSPPKEVKTNKNLQMRHKFQEPVQSLHHSEALSPTWGFQRENEYPDSPESNETIIARPFTRVFSPTRDVAINTGEELVQLAGKSAQCNSVPMEEPLRASYKQNLLPYRYGEIPYQNAVQNVQNQIIQENMQQHQTLQQNCMSHQQNMLVNNLGFQQNQHTFNQNLITQPVNPPMKISPTIVQNVNLEQLLQQQAQVNNRAMPQEPRKIVFGQNLAATYKQQYGNMLSHMPAVADNKGVGCLPPDYSPDVSQNLNDAFCQTKTDDKSHNLNETYNQAMQTGIQDASMLTNNATCNDESLILEFLMDSLSQAGSDHKSKDTAVNTDNIPNVPIRKKKAQKLEQLVLGAISSQNEVVNRILAAQNDMLTKFLDLDRDRQNRLENRLDDLLKVVHNNVLTKQPSETDGGVSTPSPEPTITCLVPPPMPGAAPPKLDLVPPKPCRVPCTVPSSNVELINQNPVITRPGIVSPINSPVKKPGTIWSKLGPVSQSPFVKAQQRLGFQAVSTTDTRTQSSAERRIAREMDKINMNTETLKFETTKFLEMERQLEEKVENARLETVISQTLHARRRLFTQREPNAAMILTAAFLENECRASEQLIDSDKHQRNLKSIDDDLLTGQGESYDHLRRMSMQPACVAGEPCDTSTPAKFGAVSGNSERASVSVPKQTIQQLAQLVMNTGRWKELAVQNRASPIQMNVEKKQSSRPIVQTNIGQNGYPVVQTNVQKQNGIPVMQANVQRLQNGIPVMQANVERLQNGYPGGYNDVITISQPSAPFRGNEVKPDKSYVKDWVLNKYGDATNEQKANYAQSCNAMNTKPNFPIGFTNTMLNTENTKMKEANVDVRKSIGFNSNTLPDRKQQTVRFMDEALAELQQMYIERLSKDQQEKNDSLPYVTGNGNNVSVHSQQLIEKYFTDVMPKRQFRDGKEKESDSDDEFLDTTTSMPTIVQRRGSLTSTGTASTEAPHPMKLSKDNCVIS